From Brucella pseudogrignonensis, a single genomic window includes:
- a CDS encoding LapA family protein, with protein MVAKRVITIVILVPLAIILIALSVANRQTIGLTIDPFNPGNPALTYQAPLFIWLFGALIVGALIGAAVTWLTQGKHRRRGRYYKKEASQLLERAESAEKRHASNTLTKV; from the coding sequence ATGGTGGCAAAGCGCGTCATAACAATTGTCATTCTTGTGCCGCTAGCGATCATCTTGATCGCCTTGTCGGTGGCCAATCGTCAAACGATTGGCCTGACAATTGATCCGTTCAATCCCGGAAATCCAGCACTGACCTATCAGGCGCCGCTGTTTATATGGCTGTTTGGCGCGCTCATCGTTGGCGCGTTGATTGGTGCTGCCGTGACTTGGCTGACGCAAGGCAAGCACCGCCGTCGTGGTCGCTATTATAAAAAAGAAGCCTCACAGCTTCTCGAACGCGCCGAATCAGCCGAAAAACGCCACGCGTCTAACACTCTCACCAAGGTCTGA
- a CDS encoding integration host factor subunit beta, with product MIKSELVQIIASRNPHLFQRDVENIVGAVFDEITTALAEGNRVELRGFGAFSVKNRPARSGRNPRTGDTVDVEEKWVPFFKTGKELRDRLNGAI from the coding sequence GTGATCAAATCAGAACTCGTTCAGATTATCGCCAGCCGTAATCCGCATCTTTTCCAGCGCGATGTTGAAAACATCGTTGGAGCGGTTTTTGATGAGATCACAACCGCCCTTGCTGAAGGCAATCGCGTTGAGCTTCGCGGCTTTGGCGCATTCTCAGTGAAAAACCGGCCAGCGCGTAGCGGTCGCAATCCACGCACCGGCGACACGGTGGACGTCGAAGAAAAGTGGGTTCCGTTCTTCAAGACGGGTAAGGAACTGCGCGACCGTCTCAACGGCGCCATCTGA
- a CDS encoding class I SAM-dependent methyltransferase, whose translation MKAPKGKGRKPTGGKEQRGSGRAKHEEPRSASRQGNKPDDKGTFFKKPRPQFAKAPVKPAEEKHVAASPAREIKAYQGELPGERAPVILETEPSDDYALLDSGDGLKLEQYGPYRIIRPEGQAIWLPSLDKCEWDKADAVFTGNTDEEGMGRWAFPKLPIGEQLGETWPMQHDGISFHGRFTSFRHVGVFPEQAAHWSYMDKLIRDAAKSGRTVKVLNLFGYTGVASLVAARAGAEVTHVDASKKAIVWARENQDMAGLSDKPIRWICEDAMKFVQREERRGSTYDIILLDPPAYGRGPNGEVWQLFEHLPAMVDTCRAILSPKALAVILTAYSIRASFFAIHELVRDRFTGLGGTVESGELILRERASKRALSTSMFSRWVAK comes from the coding sequence GTGAAGGCGCCAAAAGGAAAAGGCCGAAAGCCAACAGGCGGTAAAGAGCAGCGCGGTTCAGGCCGCGCAAAGCATGAAGAACCGCGTTCGGCTTCAAGACAAGGGAACAAGCCTGACGACAAGGGCACGTTCTTTAAAAAGCCACGCCCGCAATTCGCTAAGGCACCTGTTAAGCCCGCTGAAGAAAAGCACGTTGCAGCCAGCCCTGCGCGCGAAATCAAAGCGTATCAAGGCGAGCTTCCCGGCGAACGCGCACCTGTCATTCTGGAAACTGAGCCATCAGATGATTATGCGCTGCTTGATAGCGGCGATGGTCTCAAGCTCGAACAATACGGCCCCTATCGCATCATCCGCCCGGAAGGTCAGGCCATCTGGCTTCCAAGCCTCGACAAATGCGAATGGGACAAAGCCGACGCAGTCTTTACCGGCAATACCGATGAAGAAGGCATGGGCCGCTGGGCATTTCCAAAGCTGCCGATTGGTGAGCAACTCGGCGAAACATGGCCGATGCAGCATGACGGCATTTCATTTCATGGCCGTTTCACATCGTTCCGTCATGTCGGCGTGTTCCCGGAACAGGCCGCACACTGGTCCTATATGGACAAGCTTATCCGTGATGCAGCCAAGTCGGGCCGCACTGTAAAAGTGCTTAATCTGTTTGGTTACACAGGTGTAGCTTCGCTTGTCGCTGCACGCGCTGGCGCTGAAGTCACCCATGTCGATGCATCGAAGAAAGCAATCGTCTGGGCACGCGAAAATCAGGACATGGCCGGACTATCGGACAAGCCAATCCGCTGGATCTGCGAAGATGCTATGAAATTCGTGCAGCGCGAAGAGCGCCGCGGCAGCACCTATGACATCATCCTGCTTGATCCGCCCGCTTATGGCCGTGGTCCGAACGGTGAAGTCTGGCAGTTGTTCGAACATCTGCCTGCAATGGTCGATACCTGCCGTGCGATCCTTTCGCCAAAAGCTTTGGCCGTCATTCTGACCGCCTATTCGATCCGCGCTTCCTTTTTTGCCATTCATGAACTGGTCCGCGACCGCTTCACCGGGCTTGGCGGAACGGTCGAATCGGGCGAACTTATTCTTCGCGAACGTGCCTCAAAGCGTGCGCTTTCCACCTCCATGTTCAGCCGCTGGGTAGCAAAATGA
- the sppA gene encoding signal peptide peptidase SppA → MAQDAEALIERRKLRRKLTVWRVAFLLLLALLIAGIASYSMRGTNFATPHVAKVRIEGTIFENEELLKRLNKIADDDNVKAVILILDSPGGTTVGGETIYEAVRRIAKNKPVVTQVGTLAASAGYMIAAGSDHIIAHQTSIVGSIGVLFQYPDLSKLLDTIGVKVEAIKSSPLKAEPNYFSPASEEAKAMIRSMIMDSYDWFVGIVQERRSFTHEEALALANGAVFTGRQALEKKLIDGLGGEQEAIDWLTSKGISKDLPKLEWKPVSADTGFSLRDLIIHAGAKLLGLPQEANGLLNEIAKDRIFLDGLLSVWHVDGKPGNNPANN, encoded by the coding sequence ATGGCTCAAGATGCCGAAGCCCTGATCGAAAGACGCAAGTTACGCCGTAAATTGACTGTCTGGCGCGTGGCGTTTCTCCTTCTGCTGGCTCTATTGATCGCTGGCATCGCCTCCTATTCCATGCGCGGAACAAATTTTGCCACGCCGCATGTTGCGAAAGTGCGCATCGAAGGCACTATTTTTGAGAATGAAGAGCTTCTCAAGCGTCTGAACAAGATTGCCGATGACGACAATGTGAAAGCCGTAATCCTCATTCTTGATTCTCCCGGCGGCACCACCGTTGGTGGCGAAACAATTTATGAGGCCGTGCGCAGAATCGCCAAAAACAAGCCAGTCGTCACCCAAGTTGGTACACTTGCGGCTTCTGCCGGCTATATGATTGCCGCTGGCTCAGACCATATTATTGCGCATCAAACCTCAATTGTCGGCTCGATAGGTGTGTTGTTCCAGTATCCCGATCTGTCAAAACTGCTTGATACAATTGGGGTGAAGGTTGAGGCTATCAAGTCTTCTCCTCTCAAAGCAGAGCCGAACTATTTCAGCCCGGCAAGCGAAGAAGCCAAAGCCATGATCCGCAGCATGATCATGGATTCCTATGACTGGTTTGTCGGCATTGTGCAGGAACGCCGCTCTTTCACACATGAAGAAGCGCTGGCGCTCGCCAATGGTGCAGTTTTCACGGGCCGTCAGGCGCTGGAGAAAAAGCTGATTGACGGGTTGGGCGGAGAGCAGGAAGCGATTGATTGGCTGACAAGCAAAGGCATTTCCAAAGATCTGCCGAAACTTGAATGGAAGCCGGTCAGCGCAGACACCGGATTTTCGCTGCGCGATCTCATTATTCATGCTGGCGCAAAACTTCTGGGCTTGCCTCAGGAAGCCAATGGATTACTTAATGAAATCGCTAAAGATCGTATCTTCCTTGACGGACTTCTCTCCGTTTGGCACGTTGACGGAAAGCCGGGCAACAACCCGGCAAATAATTGA